The Martelella sp. AD-3 genome includes a region encoding these proteins:
- a CDS encoding ATP-binding protein — MDSWHTGSAVRSRFFRLRAGAAFVLLLLTLAGTAAAWKLATDRSRGYVQRQAAETLAVQAEVLNGVLEKYRLIPPLLARQDEVALLFSSLASEVSIQKRARSLAEEIAGLSGARDVAFFAADGKLLAAARDIFGDEPAGREELLRAANENRLGRTTALIKGRSRVYAFGAGVRRNGQLRGVVAVYVGFDAVERTWALSADPIFVTDSDGIVFLSNRQDWLLKPVSEIDAKFGTVGHTTHIDVMRDLPLMGWQLHVLGNRSRIVSAQSAAIGFSLLIFLLVSVIAFFQIGRIESSVMRRRRERAQALRLERAVRDRTKELSLANRSLSHEIDERIEAERELKRVQRELIQTAKLAGVGQMAATLAHEINQPLAAIETYAANTTRALALGRQEIADSNLNRITAMVTRISELSGTLLAFSRKPGTKTEAVRVKAALDEALILIRARADRAGVKIDVDPALDGVMVEAGRIRLSQVFVNLFGNAIDALAGRADGRIAVELKSAGDEVCLHVRDNGPGIAPELAGEVFEPFFTTRTGQGSGLGLSIVYNIMQDFGGSVTLLRAEGGAVFELRLKAAKAAKAE, encoded by the coding sequence ATGGATAGCTGGCATACCGGCAGTGCGGTTCGGTCGCGTTTCTTCAGGTTGCGCGCAGGCGCGGCCTTCGTTTTGCTCTTGCTGACATTGGCCGGGACCGCTGCCGCGTGGAAGCTGGCCACCGATCGTTCTCGCGGCTATGTCCAGCGCCAGGCCGCCGAAACGCTGGCCGTTCAGGCGGAGGTCCTCAACGGCGTGCTGGAAAAATACCGGCTCATTCCGCCCCTTCTTGCGCGGCAGGATGAAGTCGCGCTGCTGTTTTCAAGCCTCGCCTCCGAGGTCTCGATCCAGAAAAGGGCGCGTTCGCTGGCGGAAGAAATCGCCGGCCTTTCCGGCGCGCGGGACGTGGCCTTCTTTGCTGCCGACGGCAAGCTGCTGGCTGCGGCGCGGGATATTTTCGGGGACGAGCCGGCCGGCCGCGAAGAGCTTTTAAGGGCGGCGAACGAAAACCGGCTCGGCCGCACCACTGCCCTGATCAAGGGCAGAAGCCGCGTTTATGCCTTCGGGGCGGGCGTCCGCCGGAACGGTCAGTTGCGCGGCGTGGTCGCCGTCTATGTCGGGTTCGATGCAGTGGAACGCACCTGGGCCCTTTCTGCCGATCCGATTTTCGTGACGGACAGCGATGGCATCGTCTTCCTCTCCAACCGCCAGGACTGGCTGCTGAAACCTGTGTCGGAGATCGATGCCAAGTTCGGCACGGTCGGCCACACCACGCATATCGATGTCATGCGTGACCTGCCGCTGATGGGCTGGCAGCTTCATGTCCTGGGCAATCGCAGCCGTATCGTGTCCGCGCAATCGGCGGCCATCGGTTTCTCGCTGCTGATCTTTCTGCTTGTCAGCGTGATCGCCTTTTTCCAGATTGGCCGTATCGAAAGCAGCGTCATGCGCAGGCGGCGGGAGCGGGCGCAGGCGTTGCGCCTCGAACGGGCCGTGCGCGACCGGACGAAAGAACTCAGCCTGGCAAACCGCAGCCTGTCGCACGAGATCGATGAGCGGATCGAGGCCGAACGGGAACTGAAGCGAGTTCAGCGCGAACTGATTCAGACGGCGAAACTGGCCGGTGTCGGGCAAATGGCAGCAACGCTTGCCCATGAGATCAATCAGCCGCTGGCCGCGATCGAGACCTATGCCGCCAATACAACACGCGCGCTTGCCCTCGGCAGGCAGGAAATCGCGGACAGCAATCTCAACCGCATCACCGCCATGGTCACGCGCATTTCCGAGCTTTCGGGAACCCTGCTGGCATTTTCACGAAAGCCGGGAACAAAGACGGAGGCCGTGCGGGTAAAGGCGGCGCTCGACGAAGCGCTGATCCTGATCCGGGCCAGGGCGGATCGCGCGGGCGTGAAGATCGACGTCGATCCGGCGCTTGACGGCGTCATGGTGGAGGCTGGGCGGATCCGGCTGTCGCAGGTGTTCGTCAACCTCTTCGGCAATGCGATCGACGCGCTTGCGGGGCGCGCGGACGGGCGCATTGCCGTGGAGCTGAAAAGCGCCGGCGACGAGGTCTGCCTGCATGTCCGCGACAACGGGCCGGGGATCGCGCCGGAGCTGGCGGGCGAGGTGTTCGAGCCGTTCTTCACCACCCGCACCGGACAGGGAAGCGGCCTGGGACTATCTATCGTCTATAACATCATGCAGGATTTCGGTGGCAGTGTTACGCTTTTGCGGGCCGAGGGCGGCGCGGTCTTCGAATTGCGGCTGAAGGCGGCGAA
- a CDS encoding nucleoside/nucleotide kinase family protein, with protein MDKQVGPDQLAEELEKIASGDRRRIVALAGPPGAGKSHLADTLFSRLNSRLPEKVQVLPMDGFHFDDMVLTARGHLARKGAPHTFDAGGLLSALRRIRADDGEEVAVPVFDRSIEIARAGARIIGPEARLIIVEGNYLLLDDERWHPVTAMFDRTAFIDVPETVLRDRLEARWAHLAPEERMRKLDGNDLPNMRLVLSKSRPADYRVVNG; from the coding sequence ATGGACAAACAGGTAGGACCGGATCAGCTCGCTGAGGAGCTGGAGAAGATCGCCTCCGGCGACCGACGCCGGATTGTCGCTCTGGCAGGCCCTCCCGGCGCCGGGAAAAGCCATCTGGCAGACACTCTTTTCTCCCGTCTGAACAGCCGGTTACCGGAAAAGGTTCAGGTCCTGCCGATGGACGGCTTCCACTTTGACGACATGGTGCTGACGGCGCGCGGCCATCTGGCGCGCAAGGGCGCGCCCCACACCTTCGATGCCGGCGGCCTGCTGTCGGCCCTCAGACGCATCCGGGCAGATGACGGAGAGGAAGTGGCCGTACCGGTCTTCGACCGGTCGATCGAGATCGCCCGCGCGGGCGCGCGCATCATCGGGCCGGAAGCGCGACTGATCATTGTCGAAGGCAACTATCTGCTCCTGGACGACGAACGCTGGCATCCGGTGACGGCAATGTTCGACAGGACGGCCTTCATCGACGTGCCGGAAACGGTGCTTCGCGACCGGCTGGAAGCCCGCTGGGCGCATCTGGCCCCGGAAGAGCGCATGCGAAAGTTGGACGGCAATGACCTCCCGAACATGCGCCTTGTTCTGTCAAAAAGCCGCCCGGCCGACTATCGGGTGGTGAACGGATGA
- a CDS encoding LacI family DNA-binding transcriptional regulator has translation MPKPRKRPTIRDLAEAAGTSVSTVSFVLNGTWQKHRTNPETAERVLALAAKLGYQANQRARALRLGRSSLAGMIIPHHRNRFFAGLVENFESEARARGLVPIVVSTQRNPEIERQVAAKLVMQEVELLVVAGVENPSDINRLCHNKGVRCVNVDLPGPDAFSVVTDNFGGARDLTRRLLEALEPSARAIFLGGREHEYATDRRIEGFLAGMREAGRTAGEADIVRCGYSPVAAHDALSKLFNDAGSPPLAMLVNSITAFEGFATFWRDRPDLAGNVRVACFDWDPFAACLPVKTIMLRQDVENLIKVCFSCFDGEEDRAGEISVVPPRLIIDDLGPEYE, from the coding sequence TGCCAAAACCGAGGAAAAGACCGACGATTCGCGACCTTGCGGAGGCCGCCGGCACCTCAGTTTCGACGGTCAGTTTTGTCCTCAACGGGACCTGGCAGAAACATCGAACCAACCCGGAAACGGCCGAGCGCGTTCTCGCGCTTGCCGCCAAGCTGGGCTATCAGGCCAATCAGCGCGCGCGTGCCCTGCGGCTCGGTCGCTCTTCCCTTGCCGGCATGATCATTCCGCACCATCGCAACCGCTTTTTCGCCGGGCTGGTCGAGAATTTCGAGAGCGAGGCCCGCGCCCGCGGGCTCGTGCCGATCGTCGTGAGCACGCAACGCAACCCCGAAATCGAGCGACAGGTTGCCGCCAAGCTTGTGATGCAGGAGGTTGAGCTTCTCGTCGTTGCCGGCGTCGAGAATCCGTCGGACATCAACCGTCTTTGCCACAACAAGGGCGTGCGCTGCGTCAATGTCGACCTTCCCGGGCCGGATGCGTTTTCGGTTGTCACCGACAATTTCGGCGGCGCGCGAGACCTCACACGCCGCCTGCTCGAAGCGCTCGAGCCCTCGGCCCGCGCTATTTTCCTCGGCGGACGGGAGCACGAATATGCGACCGATCGTCGTATCGAGGGCTTTCTGGCGGGCATGCGCGAAGCCGGCCGGACCGCCGGCGAGGCGGACATCGTTCGTTGCGGCTACAGCCCCGTCGCGGCGCACGACGCGCTTTCAAAGCTGTTCAACGACGCAGGCAGTCCGCCGCTCGCCATGCTGGTCAACTCGATCACGGCCTTCGAGGGTTTTGCGACATTCTGGCGCGACCGGCCGGACCTTGCCGGCAATGTGCGCGTGGCCTGCTTCGACTGGGACCCGTTTGCCGCCTGCCTGCCGGTAAAGACCATCATGCTCAGACAGGATGTCGAAAACCTGATCAAGGTCTGCTTTTCCTGCTTCGACGGCGAAGAGGACCGGGCGGGAGAAATCTCGGTCGTCCCGCCGCGCCTGATCATCGACGATCTCGGCCCCGAATATGAATAG